From Saprospiraceae bacterium, one genomic window encodes:
- a CDS encoding DUF1573 domain-containing protein, with the protein MPAAPSGPTTTIEYEAMVHDFGEIKEGDMVKYSFKFKNTGSEPLVISDAKGSCGCTVPDWPREPVAPGATAEIKVEFDSKGKGTEDGSKQTKRVTVTANTNPAQTYLTISGVVRKPAAK; encoded by the coding sequence ATGCCTGCTGCTCCGAGCGGTCCTACAACCACGATTGAGTACGAAGCAATGGTGCACGATTTCGGAGAAATCAAAGAAGGCGATATGGTAAAATATTCCTTTAAATTTAAAAACACAGGTAGCGAGCCTTTGGTCATTTCTGATGCAAAAGGAAGCTGCGGATGTACGGTGCCTGATTGGCCGAGAGAGCCAGTTGCGCCAGGTGCGACTGCCGAGATCAAAGTAGAATTTGATTCGAAAGGAAAAGGAACTGAAGACGGATCTAAGCAGACCAAAAGAGTAACCGTTACAGCCAATACCAATCCAGCTCAGACTTATTTGACCATTTCCGGAGTTGTTAGAAAACCTGCCGCGAAATAA
- a CDS encoding T9SS type A sorting domain-containing protein: MLALVLSLSCLFLPASKTFYSASQFHHQTAKAVVKAPADLVVGCDVGWDLSQLRDPMFTGAGRIHADPSMVDSLITLSKVCAALCEPDYKKFYPGASGKGAPELACQYYMEKMDSNHPDSLYSLFWGMEGYASGVDSFEVKVVDLFYVCGLGLIDRVLVGYSGFETISDTQRIWFLDCNPFYINLQNLCDPEDDLIWDEPFCDSQFVSTIYACGMGNNGSSIQLRNTNCANFSFDFKDEFITDLPGVCARIVRTHVIINWCEYDPLNNPSVGRWEFKSKIDVADSIAPHALFFETQACMAVASNIQALCGSPTLVKWTGFDNCGSHRILRFSYKIDFNDDHTGPYDHYDVVLAPSTLTQYQSGDSSIQLNKYAFYPTHPFDASGIYPLGRHRIEITVDDRCGNKNTFVHFFESKDCVPPRLECKTDLPEIYLSESGIIRIDAKELISGVIDNCSNPEHIILSFLKDSQLPELEYDCHDFAGRTQLFNIVQMYALDESGNADSCQLLLSLIDSDSICAGFNTDIVGPGDSNINFWIGYGEDDLIINGSDRNSVESFNLEFLDLTGKKIEVNWEVLSTRQLRINTSNLTSGYYVIRFWNLNKHQSKLFVKF, from the coding sequence ATGTTAGCATTGGTTTTGTCACTTTCCTGTTTGTTTTTGCCAGCCTCTAAAACCTTTTACAGCGCATCACAATTTCACCATCAGACTGCTAAGGCGGTTGTGAAGGCACCAGCCGATCTGGTGGTTGGTTGCGATGTCGGTTGGGATTTGTCTCAGTTGAGAGATCCTATGTTTACTGGAGCGGGGAGAATCCATGCTGACCCCTCGATGGTTGATTCACTAATTACTTTGAGCAAAGTTTGTGCAGCCCTCTGTGAGCCTGACTACAAAAAATTCTACCCCGGAGCATCTGGAAAGGGAGCACCAGAATTGGCATGTCAGTATTATATGGAGAAAATGGATTCCAACCATCCCGATTCTTTATATTCTTTGTTTTGGGGAATGGAAGGATACGCCAGCGGGGTAGATTCATTTGAAGTCAAAGTAGTGGACCTTTTCTATGTATGTGGCTTGGGTTTGATTGATAGAGTCCTTGTGGGATACTCTGGTTTTGAAACGATATCAGATACCCAACGAATTTGGTTTTTGGATTGTAATCCATTTTATATCAATTTGCAGAATTTGTGTGATCCGGAAGATGACTTAATATGGGATGAACCTTTTTGCGATAGTCAATTTGTTTCTACCATTTATGCTTGTGGTATGGGCAATAACGGATCTTCCATTCAGTTGAGAAATACCAACTGTGCCAATTTTTCTTTTGATTTTAAGGATGAGTTTATAACTGACTTGCCTGGAGTGTGTGCAAGAATAGTCAGAACCCATGTGATCATCAACTGGTGTGAATACGATCCACTGAATAATCCATCCGTTGGACGTTGGGAATTTAAGAGTAAGATCGATGTTGCAGACTCTATAGCTCCGCATGCCCTTTTTTTTGAAACCCAAGCCTGTATGGCAGTCGCAAGCAACATTCAGGCCTTATGCGGATCCCCCACCCTGGTAAAATGGACTGGTTTTGACAACTGCGGTTCGCATCGTATTCTCAGATTCTCTTACAAGATTGACTTTAATGATGATCATACAGGTCCCTACGATCACTACGATGTAGTTCTCGCTCCTTCTACATTGACTCAATATCAAAGTGGAGACAGTTCCATTCAGTTAAACAAGTATGCTTTTTATCCTACCCACCCGTTTGATGCATCCGGTATATATCCCCTGGGTCGTCATCGGATTGAAATAACCGTGGACGATCGCTGCGGAAACAAAAATACATTTGTCCATTTTTTTGAGTCGAAGGATTGTGTACCGCCGCGACTTGAATGTAAAACTGATCTTCCTGAAATTTACCTGTCTGAATCTGGCATCATTCGAATTGATGCAAAGGAATTAATCTCTGGAGTGATTGATAACTGCAGTAATCCTGAACACATAATACTTTCTTTTTTGAAAGATTCTCAATTGCCGGAATTGGAGTACGATTGTCACGATTTTGCGGGAAGAACTCAACTGTTTAATATTGTGCAAATGTATGCACTGGATGAAAGCGGAAATGCAGACAGTTGTCAACTTTTGTTAAGTCTCATTGATTCCGATAGCATTTGCGCTGGATTTAACACCGATATTGTTGGACCGGGCGATTCGAATATCAATTTTTGGATAGGTTATGGAGAAGATGACCTGATCATAAATGGATCGGATCGCAATTCTGTTGAAAGTTTTAATCTGGAATTTTTAGACCTGACAGGCAAAAAAATAGAGGTCAATTGGGAAGTATTGTCCACCAGACAATTAAGGATAAACACTTCAAATTTGACCAGCGGATATTATGTGATTAGATTCTGGAATCTAAATAAGCATCAATCCAAGCTGTTTGTCAAATTTTGA
- a CDS encoding two pore domain potassium channel family protein, which produces MVGSTIGFGDYYPVTLPGKVLSSFQAILFFLYVVLFMSYFNNKNGTHQAF; this is translated from the coding sequence ATGGTGGGCTCAACCATCGGTTTTGGAGATTACTATCCGGTAACTTTGCCTGGAAAAGTTTTGTCCAGTTTTCAGGCGATCTTGTTTTTTCTATATGTGGTACTCTTCATGAGCTATTTCAACAATAAAAATGGAACCCACCAAGCGTTTTGA